A genomic segment from Nodularia sphaerocarpa UHCC 0038 encodes:
- the aspS gene encoding aspartate--tRNA ligase encodes MRTHYCGELRKEDIGETVTLYGWVDRRRDHGGVIFLDLRDRSGILQIVSDPQRTPDSYEQANNLRNEYVVEIIGRVTHRPEESLNPRLPTGEVEIYADQITLLNGVSKQLPFQVSTADTETVREDLRLKYRYLDLRRERMAQNMQLRHQVVKSMRRFLEDLEGFIEIETPILTRSTPEGARDYILPSRSNPGEWFALPQSPQLFKQILMVSGMDRYYQIARCFRDEDLRADRQPEFTQLDMEMSFMSQEEIIALNEKLVAHIFKAVKGIELNLPFPRLTYADAMERYGSDKPDTRYDLELVNVSDVLQDSGFKVFRDAIAHGGIVKILPIPNGNDAISNVRIKPGGDLFKEASEAGAKGLAFIRVRENGEIDTIGAIKDNLSEAQKQEILQRTGAKAGHLLLFGAGDTATVNKTLDRLRQVVAREFKLINPEKTNLLWITDFPMFEWNADEKRLEALHHPFTAPHPEDVSDLKTARAQAYDLVLNGLEIGGGSLRIYQGDVQQQVFEAIGLSPEEAQNKFGFLLDAFEYGTPPHGGIAYGLDRLVMLLAGEESIRDVIAFPKTQQARCLLTDAPSGVDVKQLKDLHVASTYKPKS; translated from the coding sequence ATGCGAACTCACTATTGCGGCGAACTCCGAAAAGAAGATATTGGAGAAACTGTTACCTTATACGGTTGGGTAGACCGTCGCCGCGATCATGGGGGCGTGATATTCTTAGATTTGCGCGATCGCTCTGGTATTCTCCAAATTGTCAGTGATCCGCAACGCACCCCAGATTCCTACGAACAGGCTAACAACCTGCGGAATGAATACGTTGTCGAAATCATCGGTAGAGTCACGCACCGTCCCGAAGAATCTTTGAATCCTCGCCTCCCCACTGGCGAAGTTGAAATCTACGCCGATCAAATTACACTGCTTAACGGCGTTAGTAAACAGTTACCATTCCAAGTTTCCACAGCTGACACTGAAACTGTGCGGGAAGACTTGCGGCTGAAGTATCGTTATTTGGACTTGCGACGAGAACGCATGGCGCAAAATATGCAATTGCGTCATCAGGTTGTCAAATCCATGCGTCGGTTCTTAGAAGACCTCGAAGGTTTCATTGAAATTGAAACCCCCATTCTCACCCGTTCCACCCCTGAAGGTGCGAGGGATTACATTTTACCCAGTCGTTCCAATCCAGGCGAGTGGTTTGCTTTACCGCAATCACCCCAGCTATTCAAACAGATCCTCATGGTATCGGGCATGGATAGATATTATCAGATTGCCCGTTGCTTCCGTGATGAAGATTTGCGCGCTGACAGACAACCAGAATTTACTCAGTTGGACATGGAAATGAGTTTCATGTCCCAAGAAGAAATTATCGCCCTGAATGAAAAGTTAGTTGCTCATATCTTCAAAGCAGTTAAAGGTATTGAGTTAAACTTACCATTCCCCCGTCTGACCTACGCCGATGCAATGGAACGCTATGGTAGTGATAAACCAGATACCCGCTATGATTTGGAATTAGTCAATGTTTCCGATGTTTTGCAAGATTCTGGTTTTAAAGTTTTCCGGGATGCGATCGCTCATGGTGGTATAGTTAAAATTCTGCCAATTCCCAACGGTAACGATGCCATTTCTAATGTCCGCATTAAACCAGGCGGTGATTTATTCAAGGAAGCCAGCGAAGCCGGTGCAAAAGGTTTAGCTTTCATCCGCGTGCGAGAAAATGGTGAAATTGACACCATTGGCGCAATTAAAGACAACCTCAGCGAAGCCCAAAAACAGGAAATTCTGCAACGCACAGGTGCAAAAGCCGGTCATTTGTTATTATTTGGGGCTGGTGACACGGCGACAGTTAATAAAACTTTAGACAGATTGCGGCAAGTTGTGGCTAGGGAATTTAAATTAATTAATCCCGAAAAAACCAACTTACTTTGGATTACAGACTTCCCCATGTTTGAGTGGAATGCTGACGAAAAACGCCTAGAAGCACTGCACCACCCCTTTACTGCACCCCATCCTGAAGATGTGAGTGATTTAAAAACTGCACGCGCCCAAGCTTACGATTTGGTGTTAAACGGTTTAGAAATTGGTGGCGGAAGCCTGCGGATTTATCAAGGGGATGTTCAACAGCAGGTGTTTGAAGCCATTGGTTTGTCTCCTGAAGAAGCACAGAATAAATTTGGCTTTCTCTTAGATGCCTTTGAATATGGTACACCGCCGCATGGTGGCATTGCCTACGGTTTAGACCGTTTGGTAATGTTGCTGGCTGGGGAAGAATCGATTCGGGATGTGATTGCTTTTCCCAAGACACAACAAGCCCGTTGTTTGCTCACTGATGCACCTTCAGGGGTAGATGTCAAGCAATTGAAAGACTTACACGTTGCTTCGACTTACAAGCCCAAGTCTTAA
- a CDS encoding ABC transporter substrate-binding protein: MKIPPLLHPISNFFRQLISSTSRLLVLGIILSSCLIILSGCQASAQKDDGVIRLTLWQGINPPANRDVFQKLVDKFNQTHPDIQVESIFAGGLDQQLPKILAAVVGNVPPDILSFYPQLTGQFVELDAIRPLEDWLEKSPLKSEVSPNLLAALTLDDHLWSVPLYTSNIGIFYRPQLFQAAGITQTPKTWSELREVAKKLTIDKDGDGKPEQQGMLLPLGKGEWTVFSWFPFLWSAGGEIITDNRPNLTTDAAVSALQFWQDLIKDGSVKLSAPERGYEEDDFIAGRVAMQITGPWTYIMKSDVDYQVFPMPANVEQATAIGDGNLYVMKTTPAREEAALKFLEFVLSEEFQTEWSIGTGFLPVNMKSTQSAAYQEFMNEKPVLKVFLDQMPAARGRPIIAGYNSLSDSLGRAIEATLLGESPEKALKTAQDRLELIWHKN, encoded by the coding sequence ATGAAAATTCCACCTTTACTACACCCAATCAGCAATTTTTTTCGTCAACTCATCTCTTCTACTTCGAGGCTATTAGTTTTAGGAATTATTCTGAGTTCATGTCTAATCATATTATCTGGTTGTCAAGCTTCAGCACAGAAAGACGATGGCGTGATTCGTTTAACATTATGGCAAGGAATTAACCCCCCAGCTAATCGAGATGTATTCCAAAAATTAGTCGATAAATTTAATCAGACTCATCCAGATATCCAAGTAGAATCTATTTTTGCAGGTGGACTAGACCAACAATTACCGAAAATTCTCGCCGCAGTTGTGGGAAATGTTCCTCCAGATATCCTGAGTTTTTACCCGCAATTGACAGGTCAGTTTGTAGAACTGGACGCAATTCGACCTTTAGAAGATTGGCTAGAAAAATCTCCCCTAAAATCGGAAGTTAGCCCCAATTTATTGGCAGCATTAACATTAGATGATCATCTTTGGTCAGTTCCACTGTACACCAGCAACATCGGCATTTTTTACCGCCCTCAGCTTTTCCAAGCGGCGGGAATTACCCAAACGCCTAAAACTTGGTCAGAATTACGAGAAGTTGCCAAAAAATTAACCATAGACAAAGATGGTGATGGTAAACCCGAACAGCAGGGAATGTTATTACCTTTAGGTAAAGGCGAATGGACTGTATTTAGTTGGTTCCCCTTTTTATGGAGTGCTGGCGGTGAGATAATTACTGATAATCGCCCAAATTTGACCACAGATGCAGCAGTGAGTGCTTTGCAATTTTGGCAAGATTTAATCAAAGATGGTTCCGTCAAGTTATCTGCACCGGAGCGAGGTTATGAAGAGGATGATTTTATAGCCGGTCGCGTTGCGATGCAAATTACAGGGCCTTGGACTTATATTATGAAGTCTGATGTTGATTATCAGGTATTTCCCATGCCTGCAAATGTGGAACAAGCTACAGCCATTGGCGATGGTAATTTGTATGTCATGAAGACTACACCAGCCAGGGAAGAAGCCGCACTCAAGTTTTTAGAGTTTGTTTTGAGTGAAGAATTCCAAACAGAATGGAGTATTGGGACGGGTTTTTTGCCGGTGAATATGAAATCGACCCAAAGTGCAGCTTATCAAGAGTTCATGAACGAAAAACCCGTGTTAAAAGTTTTTCTGGATCAAATGCCTGCGGCACGTGGTAGACCAATTATTGCTGGTTATAATAGTTTATCTGATAGTCTGGGTCGAGCGATTGAGGCGACGTTGCTGGGCGAGTCTCCCGAAAAGGCTTTGAAAACAGCCCAAGACCGTTTGGAACTGATTTGGCATAAAAATTGA